The genomic window AGACGCTCCGGTATTTTCCTTTATCGTCAATGAAAAAGTGGCGGACAGGCTGAAGGTGAGGTGGATGAAATGAGCCGGGTGTTTCCCAGACATATCGGAATCCATATCCGGCTGATGTGCGCGGCCGTCCTTTTGATCAGTGCCACCACCCTGACCCTGGGGTACCTGGGGGTGAATATCATCCACCAGTTTGTGACCCAGCGGTTCAACCAGCGCATCGAGTTTATGACCCAGTACCTGGCCCTGAACTCGGAACTGGGCATCCTCATCGATGAACAGAACCTGCTCCAGGGCCTGGCCGGCAACATGCTCAAAGAAGATGACATCGCAGGTGTGGATATTCTGGACCATGACGGCCGAATACTGGTGGCAGCGGCCCGGGACATGGCCGGCCCTTTTGACAGGGTGGAAAAAAAAGTGTATCTGTCTGAAACAGATGAAAGTCCGGCCTGGGCCGGGCAGATGACCGGAGGCCGCAGCAACGGGTATATCGGCCGGGTTGTGGTCACCTATTCCACCCGGGGAATTCAGGAACTGGTGAACCGCATGACCCACCGGTTTGTCTATATCGCATTGGCACTCACCCTGCTGGCAGGGGGGCTGTTCTATGTGATGTCCCGGACCCTGGTGGCGCCTCTGGTCGGTCTGGCCGAAACCGCCAGAAAAGTGTCTTCAGGCAACCGGTCTGTGCGGGCGGCCCCGGGCAACACCCCGGAAATCGGCAGGCTGGCCGATGCATTCAATGATATGCTGGACTCTCTGGCGGAAGGCCGCCGGACCCTGGTACAGACCTATGAAAAAATGACCCGCCAGGAAACCCTGGCTGAGGTGGGCAAATTTTCCATGATGATCGCCCATGAGGTGAAAAATCCTTTGGGCATTATCAAAAGTTCGCTGGAGATGATGAAATCAGACCTGGATATCCCGCCGGACAACATTCTGATGGCCTATGCCGAAGAGGAAATTGTCCGGCTCAATACCCTGATCGAGAGTTTTTTGATGTTTTCCAGGCCGGCCAAACCCCGGTTTGAGCAGGTGGACCTGAACCAGCTGATGGAACAGGTGATCATGGGGTTTGAGATTCAGTATGATGCATCCGACCTGGTTCTGGACTGCCGGATTCCGGATACGCCGTTTATGGCAGAAGCTGATTTTGATCTGCTGTCCCGGGGGATCGGCAACCTGGTCCGGAACGCATGCGAAGCAAACGGCGGTAAAGGCACAGTCACAATCCATGTCAGGGAAAAGCACCGCAAATGGGTGCTGACCGTTTCCGACCAGGGCAGAGGCATCAAACCGGAAGACCGGCACCGGATTTTTGAACCGTTTTTCACCACCAAGGCCACAGGCACGGGCTTAGGCCTGGCATTTGCCGACCAGGTGGTCAAAGCCCACGGGGGAAGTATCCGGGTGGATGCTGATTTTAAGGGCGGGGCACGGTTCAGTGTCACCTTGTTTGCCAACACCCTGGCACAGAAAATGGCTGAACAAAGCCCCCCCGGTGACCCAAAACAGGTAACATAAACAAAGGCAGCGTAAGAAAATGGCCCAGATCCTGATCGTTGATGATGAGAGCAAAATGCGGACCCTGCTTTCCATGATGCTAACAAAAAAGGGATTTGCCGTGGACCAGGCCGTCCACGGCCGGGATGCCATGGAAAAGATGGCCAAAACAACCTATGATGTGGTGATTTCCGACATCAAGATGCCGGAAATGGACGGCCGGCAGCTGATCAAAACAATGCGGGAAAACAAGATCCTGACCCCGGTGGTGTTTATCACCGCCTTTGCCACCATTGATTCCGCTGTGGACATGATGCAGCAGGGGGCCAGTGATTATGTGACCAAACCCTTTGATGAAGCCAGAATCCTGCTCACCGTGCAGAAAGCCATGACCCTGAACCACCTGATTGTGGAAAATCAGGAAATGAAAGCCGCCATGGCCCGGGACCGGCAGGCCCATGACCTGGTTTTTGCCTCCAAAGAGATGGAACAGGTGGTGGCGCTGGCCGAAAATGTGGCCACTGTGGACACGGCCGTGCTGATCTTAGGGGAATCGGGCACGGGCAAGGAAGTGGTGGCCAATCATATCCATAAAAAAAGTCTGCGGGCGGACAACCGGTTTGTGCCGGTGAACTGTGCGGCCATCTCCTCCAATCTGGTGGAATCGGAGCTGTTCGGGTATGAAAAAGGCGCGTTTACCGGAGCTGCCGACCGGACCCGGGGAAAGTTCGAGTTTGCCACCGGCGGGACTCTGTTTTTAGATGAGATCGGGGACCTGCCCATCGAGTCCCAGGGCAAACTGCTGAGGGCCCTGCAGGAGAAAAAATTTCAGCGGGTGGGGGGAAATCAGGAAATTCCCGTGGATGTGCGGGTGATCTGCGCCACCAACCGGGATTTAGAGCAGATGGTGAACCAGAGCCGGTTTCGCCAGGATCTGTATTACCGGGTCAACGTATTTCCCATTTTTATTCCGCCGCTGCGTCAGAGAAAGGGAGACATCGTGCCCCTGGCCCGGTATATCATGACCACATTTTCGTTCGGCAAAGACCATGAACTCACGGACGCGGCGTGCAGAAAACTGCAGGAATATACCTGGCCCGGCAATGTCAGGGAGCTGGCCAATGTCCTGGAACGGTGCCTGATCCTGACCCGGGACACCCGGACCATTACTGCGGACACCCTGGCTTTTCTCCAGACAGGGCCGGCCACGACCGGGCAGGTGGCTGTCCGGCTGCCCGCCAACGGGATTGCATTGCAAAAAGTCCAGATGAGCCTGGTGAAACAGGCCCTTGCCGCTGCGGGCAACAATCAGACCACAGCGGCCAAACTGCTGGGACTGAGCCGGTCCAAATTCAGGGTCCTGGTCAAGAACATGGAAGAAGACAAGAACATGGAAGAAGAATAAATGGGCATTGTTTTCAGAGACATTCAAGTAAAAGCCGGACGATGGATGCTGCCGGCCCTGCTGATCTTGTTTGTGATCATTCCGCTTTCGGCCCCGGCCCCGGCCCGGGGAGCGGACACCATGCTCATGTTTGTCGGAGAGGACCAGGAAGTGCTGTCCATCGCCTCCCGCCGCACGGAGGCGGCCTGGAGCGCCCCGGCCGTGGCGGATGTGGTCACAAAAGAAGAGATGGATTCAAAAGGGGCCTTCACCATTGCCGATGCCCTTGAAGATACCCCGGGATTTTACATGAACCGGACGGAAAAGGGCAGCATTCCCTATCTGCGTGGCATTGAAAATTCAGCCCTGTTTTTGTACGACACCGTACCCATGGGGTCGGGTATCCGCAAATCCGGTGCCATGATCGATCACCAGACTTCCCTGGCCCCGGTCAAGCGCATCGAGATTGTCCGGGGGACCGGGTCCGTGCTCTGGGGTCCGGATGCGTTTGCCGGGGTGGTGAATGTGGTGCCCATGTCCGGAAAAGACCTGGACGGGGTCCGGACCGGTCTGATCTTCACCGCCCCCGATACCCCGGGGGAAGCATTTGTGAATCTGGGGCGGGATCAGGGGGACTGGGCCACGTTTTTTTCCGTGTCCGGACGCCAGGGCAACGATAATGACGATGCCTTCAATGTCATCGGGTTCTGGAACGACGGCATTATCCCGGAATCCCCGGATTCCCGTTTCGGCACCGGGCAGATTGACGATTCCCGAACCATCAACGTCTATGGCAGTACCACGTTCCAGGACTGGCTGACCCTGTCTGTGCGGGTCAATGATGCCAGAAATGCCTATACCGCATTTAACTGGGATCACACCCTTGCCTGGCAGGAGCGGGTGGATACGTTGTCCACCGTGGTCAAACTGGAGGCGGCCCGGCGGTTCACCCCGGACAAAGGCCTGCGGTTCACGGGATATTATGCCCATACCGGCCTGGATCAGTCCATTGTGGACCTGACCCTGGATCATTCAGAATCCGCATTGTATGGGGAACTTATCTATGACCAGGCTTTGTTCCACGCCCGGGGGCTCTTGACCGTGGGTACGTCTTTTCGACAAGATGAGATTGACCGGGTCCCGGTCTGGGAGAGTTTTTTTCCGGATTTTTTTGATGAACGCAACCGGTATGTGCTGCCGCTGATGCATACCGTGGATGTAAAAAATAACCTGGGTTCCGTGTTTGCCCAGTACCAGCATGATTTTGACCGGATTGAAGTCTGGGCCGGGGCCCGGTATGACGATCATTCCGCGTATGAAGACAAGGTCAGTGCCAGCGCGGGGCTGGCATGGGACCTGGGGCAGTTCCGGTTCAAAACCATCTATGGCACGGCCTACCGCACCCCGTTTGCCAGTCAGCTCAGAACCGGGGAACGGGACCGGCTGGAAGAGATCCGGAACCTCAATGCCAGGATTGCCTGGGAAAATCCGGATACCCGGGCCGCTGTCACATTTTTCAAAAATAAAATTAACAACCATGTCACCGAAGACCGGTATGCCGGGGCCGGGCTGTCCAGCCCGAACAGCCAGACCATTGACGGGGTTGAACTGGCACTGGAACATAAGCTGGTTGACCGCCTGACCCTGTCCGGCAGCCTTACACTGCTGGATAACACCGGTCCGGATGAAACCTATTTTTATCTGTCCCATGGTTTTCCTGAAGATGTGTTTCTGGAACGCGCCTATGCCTATGATACCGGTCCCGACATTCTGGGATCGGTCAAGGGGACCTGGCGGATCACAGACAGTGTCACCCTGGTGCCGGAGCTTCGGTATTTTTCCGGGTCTACACTCTATTACCCCAAAGACGACATCACCCGCACATGCGCCGGCGCCTGGACAGCGGATCTCAACCTCATGATCAGGGACCGGTTTCCCTTTGACCTGTCCATTCATCTCAACAACCTGTTCGACACCGACTACAGTTCGCCGGGCCTGTATTCTGTCATCGAAAACCAGGGGTTTTCCGGGGCCGTGATGCTCCGCATGAACTGGTAGATGTCATATGGTTAAATGCATCATGTTTGGGTCAGATCTGGCCAGCTGGAAATGGCGCTATGCCGGTGCCACAGGGGATTTTGATTCGGCACGATATTTGCTGTATCAGATTGGCAATATGAAAAATACAATTTTCCAAAAACTGATAAAGGCGCTTATGGCAGTGAGCCTGGTTATATGCATGGCAGCGGGTTCTGTCCCGAATGTCCATGCATCAGACACCCATGGTACCCGTCAGTATATCCTGGATCTGATCAACTGGATCCGCCTGGATCCGGTGGAGTATGCCCGGGGGCTGGGGTATGATGCCCAGACTTTGATGGATCAAAACCCCTGGTTGATCACGCTTGTGGAACAGGGCCTGCCCATGGTGGTATCCCGGGAATATCTGCAATTGCAGGCAGCGGCCCGCAATGATATGAGCGGTGCCGCACCTGAGCCGGAACCTTCTTTATCCCAGGACCCTGCTGAAACCGGCCAGATCTCGGGTGCGGTCTCTTTTCTGAATTTTGTTGATCCCCAGGCTGCCGTCGGTTTTGTCATCAACCACCAGTTCAAAAAAGAACTGGACCCGGGGTTTTCAGGCAGGCGGCTCATATTGAACCCCAGCCTGGACTTTGCCGGTGCAGATTTCAGGGCCGACCGGTCAACAACCGATGGGTCACGGCTTGCCTACCAGGTGATGGCCGTGCTGGGATCAGGAATTACAAGGTCCCAGCGCCAGATGTTGAACCTGATCAACCAGGTGCGCCATGACCCGACAGCAGCGGTCCGTGTTCCGGATTATTCTCTGGCCCAGTTTGCCGGGCGGGTGCGTACCCCCCTGTTTTTCCATGATGTGCTCCAGGCCTTTGCCGATACCGAATTTCTCAGAACACCTGAATACGCCATTCATGCGCAAAATTTCGGGTATCCGGGACTCTGGGTGACCCGGTCTTCAGTGCTTGAGATTTTTCCCAAAACCGATGCAGACACCATGGTATCCTGGCTGTTTTCCGCCCTGGTGCTCAACGAAGCCAAAGGCCTGGCCGGCGGGCCTGTGATATTCGGCTCTTATTACACAGATGCCGGCATCAGCCTGGCTTTTACCAGCGGACAGACACTGGATCATGCCAGTCTGGCTCTGGTCACGGGCATTACCGAACAAGATACCCCCGGGTATTCAAGAATCTATGGCATGGTCTATGCCGATGCCAACCAGGACCGGGTCTACACCCCGGGGGAGGGCAGATCCGGCAGAACCGTTTCTGTCTATGACCTGGTGACTTTTCAGCCCGCTGCCACTGTGGTGACCGATGAAACCGGCCATTTTTCTGTCCGCCTGCCTTCGGACAGACCCTATGCCTTCCAGACCGGGGAGGGTGACACCCTGGTTTCCCGGGACCTTTATTTAACGGAAAATCAGTTTTTCTCCCTGCCCGTGCCGGTTGATGCCCTGCCATGAAAACCCCCCTGGAAGCATTTATGACCTGGTTCGACAGCAGGCCCCTTGCCCTGCGCCAAAACCTGGCCCATCTCTTTATGGTGGTCACCACTGAAGATGCCGTGCACATGACGGCGGATCCGGCCCGGTCCTTGAAAACATTTCGCGCCTGGGCTGTCCGCAGGGATTTTCCCTTGCGCATTGCCGCCAGAATGTTTTATATTCGGTCAGTTTTTGATATGGTGGTTTTCCACCACCATGAAATGCTTCCGGAACAAGGACTGCCCCCGGGCAACATTGTCCAGATATCCGGACCCCAGTGGCAGGCGGTGTTTGATTCCTGGAAGCAGCTGCGGCAAGATGAACTCACAGACACCTATATTCATTCCTGGACTTCCTGGATGATCAAACTGCATACGGAGACAACGTGATCCGGTTTTATTTAATGGTACCCATACTTTTGCTCATCGTACTATGCCCTTTTTTTGCCCTGGCAGGCCAGACCATGACACTGGACCAGTGCCTGACCTATGGATTTGAAAACAACCCTACCCTCAAGGGCGCCGACTACCAGGTGGCGGCAACCCGTGAAAATGCAAAATCCCTGCGTGCGGATTTTCTGCCGTCTCTGTCCACCAGTTATTCCCTTAACCGTTTGCAGAACCAGAGTGCCCATGGCCCGACGGAAGAGGATTACCTGGACCAGAATGCCAGAAATTTTTCCGTCCGCGTTTCCCAGGTGCTGTTTGCCGGATTCAAGATTGCCAATACCCATGACAAGGCAAAAATCGACATTGAAAGAACCCGGGCAGAACGGGAACTGGCCAGGCTGGAACTGGCCTACAATATCCAGCTCACTTTTTTTCAACTCATGAAAGCCAAAGAAGATGTCAAAGTGGCTCAAGATTCCATTGAACGTCTGGAGCAGGGGGTGAAATCAGCCCAGGCCTATTTTGAAAAACAGTTGATTTCCAGGGCAGAGGTGCTGTCCGCCCGGGTGGACCTGGCAGATGCCCGGCAGCAGGCCAGTATTGCCGGAAATGAGGTAAACCGCAAGCGTATCGCCCTGTTTTCTTTAATGAACATGCCCATGGACCCGGCCGTGGCGTTTACCGGGGGCCTGGATTTTTTCGATGGCGGGTATCCGGCGGAATTTGACCAGTGCTGGCAGATCGCCAAAGACAACCGCCCGGATATCGAAAGCCTTGAAAAACAGGTGGCCATGCTGGAAAAAGATATGGAGATTGCCTCCGGCAGCTACCTGCCCCAGATCAAACTGGACTTAGGATACCATGACCAGGACAGAGATTATGACGCACCGGTGGAAACCTTTTCAGGATCTGTTGAACGGGACCAGCGCAACCGCTACTGGTCCGCCGGGGTGACGGCATCCTGGGAGTTGTTTGACGGCGGCCGGTCCTGGTATCGGCGCAAAAAAAGCCTTAACCAGGTGTATCAGGTCCGGGAGCAGATCAAGGAAATTCAGCTGTTCATCCGGGAAGGGATCAGAAAAGCATTGTTTTCCATTGCCGAGGCAGACGACAGAACGGCTGCGGCAAAAGTGGCGGTCACGGCGGCCCGGGAAAACTATGCCATGGAGGAAAGACGGCTGGAGGCCGGCCTTACAACCATCCCCATGCTTTTGGATGCCCAGATCCGCCTGGCCCGGGCCCAGGGAAATTACACCCGGGCCATGCTGGATTATCAACTGGGACGGGCGGAACTGGGCTTTATGCTGGGAAACAGATAGGCAAATCAATCAAATGAAATAACGTCATCATTTCCCAGAAAGGTGTTGAAATCAGGCGGCTCAGCTGCGGCCCCGGCCTGGGCCTGGTGCATGGTTGACAGTTTTTCAAAAATTTGGATATTGCCCATGGACAGCAGCTGGCCATAGGCAATGGGCAGACTTCCCGCCTTGCGCAGCTTGAGAAACGATTCATCTGCCAGGGTGTTGAGTTTGGCTTCATCCACCCGGTACAAACCCGTGATCGGTTTTTCCTGGTCGCCGTCTTTAATCTTCAACTGCCATTTGGTAATTATCCCGGCTTCAGCCAGGGCGTTGACCGCCTGATTGGTGACCGCCCTGTTTTGTTCGATCTGGGAGAGAAAGTTCAATATTTCCTGTACCGGCCCGGAAACCTGCCCCTGTTCATCAAAAAAAGGTTCAGCACCCGGATCATCCAGGATGAGTCCTGAATCTTCATTGACACAAAGAATCAGGTCATCGCGGCCTTCCGCCGCCGCCAGCATGAACGGGTACCCCCGGAAAACAGCAGGCACATATCCGCCAAGCCACTGGCCGTTTTGGCCTGTGAACATGTTCGTGCCCGGGGTAAGGGACAAGACCGCAACCAGGGAAAATGTGTCCTGGTGTTTGACAAAAGCCATGGGAAGGGTGGAAACGGCCCTGGCTATTTCCGCACCTGCCAGGGGTGCCAGGTTGTCTTTGGCGGCAAAATCATAAGATTGATATCTTTTCCAGGATTTTCCGGCATGGGTTTCTTTGGTAATGGCCGCAAGTTGTGGCATGTTAAATCAGGGTCCTTTTGTTTGTTTTATGGTTAAAAACCGGTAATAATCAGGTGGCAAAAATGAAGGGGGAAAATCTGATAACCGCTGGTTTTCCCCCTGTGGCCACAATTTTATTATGCCGTCACCATAAAACATCTGCCTGAAATTATCAATGGTATAGTGGGCCCTGTTGTCTAGGCAGCTTTTGGCTCAAAGCCATCGGGTTTGTCCACCCTGGCCATCTGTGCAGCAATGTCTCCAGGGAATTTAAGGGCCGTGCCCAGCTTACACAAACGATCCTGCACTTAACGCATCAGAGGTGACCCCAGACAACAAAATCCAGGTATCAGCGGTTGCAATGTCTGTGTCATCCACGGCCGTGGTATCAAGCAGCAGTGTGTCCGTGCCTCCGCCGTCTGCGGCAATGGTAAAGGTGTCCTCAGCGTATGTGCCGGAAAGAAAAATCGTCGTGGTTGCGGCAAAGTCCGCTTTATCCATTGTAAGACCTGAAACAGCCGCACCACCAGTGCCTACGTCAATATTATCGTTTACACCAAAATTGCGGACAATATCAAGGCCGTTACCAAAAGTGATCGTGTCTCCTGTTGCGATGTTGCTTGTGATGGTATTGGCAGTACTGGCCATGCTGTCACCATCGGCCTGTACAATTTTGTCTATGGATGCAAAATTGGCATAAAGGTTGATGGTATCTGCGCCCGCACCCGCGGTGATGGTGTTAAGCCCGTCCGCAGATGTCGCATGCAGGGCAATGGTATCGTCGCCCGCACCCGTTGTAATAGAGGTCGCACCTTCACTGGAGGTTGCATTCACGATGACATCGCTCGCACCCGTACTTGTAATCGTCTGCGCACCTGATCCAGTGGTTGTTACATCGATCTGGCTGAATTTAACACCAGAAAGGACGATCGCGCCTGCTGCGGAATCCGCTGTCACTTTGGCAGTCCCGGTAAAGGAGGCCATGTCAATTGTAATCGCACCGGCACCCGTTGTGGCCGTCCACAGATCAACACCGCCCGAAGCAAATGCGGTATTGAAATTAGTGCCCGTGATAATGTCGTGTGCGCCACTGCCGGTTGTGCTCATCACAATATTCTCGATCCCGGAAATACCCGTCCAAAGGGTGTCTGGCAGGTCGATGGCCACATCTTCAAAATGGTTGATATGCAGGGTATCCGTACCGCCGGCACCATCGAGGATGTCTCCACTGTTAAACGTATTCTGGGCAAGGAAAGTAACACCATCATAAATGCCGTAAAAATGATCATTCGCCGCACCTCCGGTGAAAGAGTCATCATTGGTGGTGAGTTGGAAATTCATGCCTTTGGCCGGCGTTCCTCCTGTCTCATCAGTCTCATCGGTTTCATCGATTTCATCGGTTTCACTGTTCACTGCCTCGCTGACAGGGACTTCAGTCACTGGAATCCCTTCGCCGGCTCCATAGACGTTATAATGGTGCAAGGCAGAAAAACCCTGAGCGTTGAAGAATGCTTTTAATTCAGCGACACTTTTGGTGGCCCATTCAGCGCTGGTGTCGGCATTGGCCTGCAGGTCAGCGAGTTTGGAAGCATAGTAAGAAGACTCATCAAAGGCGTTGGAAGGATTGATCCCTTCCTGGGAGCCGTACTGGAGATAGTGGTTGTAGACGTCTCCGGTCCAGGCAGCAACGAATGCGGCCCGGGCGTCACTGATGGTTGAATACCCGCCCGCGTTGAACATGGAAACTGCCTTGGCCTGGGTGTACTCGTCAGCGTTGAAAAAGGCGTTAGGGGCTAGGCCTTCCTGGTAACCATACAGCTGATAATGCGATTCTGCGGTAAAATTCTGATTGGTTAAAAGTGTTTCCAGATCAGTGGTTGTCTTTCCCACCCACTCCGGAAGAGTCGTTTGTAGTGCCGTCAATTTTGCCTGAAGATAATAGGCTTTATCAAATCCTGGTAATGGCATGTTTTTTCTCCTTAAATAATTATGCGGTTCTGAACAATTCTCAGCCATCGTTGCCGGAAAGCATCTTTTTCTGCGAAATTAACGTCGAATCGAGACAAGGAAGGTTATTTTCTCTGACCATTAATCTGGTGACAAAAATTATAATTGTTTCCCGGCTGGCGGATGACTGTATCACTTGATAGTTCAATATTTGTGCCAGAGTTCCATAAGACGGCATCGCGCTTTTATCCTTCTGATTTGTTTGAACATTTGCCCTTTATCATATTTTCAGGCAAACCGCATCCATCAGACAAAAACGGTCATATGCAACCTTTGGTCAAATTGGACCACACAAAAAAGGGGACAGATTTATTTTTAAGAAATAGAAAAAAGGGGACAGATTTATTTTTGAGAAATGGCGAAGAAAGGGAGGGAGGCAGATTTAAAAAAAGGGGACAGATTTATTTTTAAGAAATAGAGAAGAAAGGGGGAGGCAGATTTATTTATGTCCGGTGCTCATAATTTTATATCCACTCAGGTAAAAGACCCGTGCGTTTAACTGTCACATTTATTCTTTATTTTTCTTCGGCCTTCCCGGCCCTCGAAATTCAATACGCTGGTTTAATTTTTCTTCAATTTGGTCGACAAATTTTTTGCTGCCGGTCAACTGCCCCCGTTGAAGCGATTCCCGTATCAATTCCCATTCGCCCTGGGGAATGACGGCATTCACCCATTGCTCATATTTTTTTTCCCGATTCTCCCGGGAACTGTCCAGTTCCATATAGCATGAATCATAATCCAGCCATTTCAAGGACCTTATGCCCACTTTGCTCTGATAACTTGACCAGGGATAAGCTTCAGGTCGAGAGACCATGCCCGCCCTTACAGGATTTAATTCAATATAGCGGCTGCAGGACAGAAGATATTCTTTTGTACTTATCGGGCTTGACTTATACCGGCCTTCCCATAAACTTCCCGTGCGTTTTTCCATTTTATTGATATATCTTGTCTGCCGGCCGTTTACACGTTTCATGAGCTGTGAAAGTGTTGTCACATCCTTTCCAGGATTAATAATGAGATGAACATGGTTGGTCATCAGGCAAAAGGCATAAATTTGGCACCCCAGTTTTTCCTTCCACTCCACAAGGGTGTCAAGATAATACTGGTAATCAGCATCTGATGCAAATACCACCTGCCTGTTATGCCCCCTCTGAACGATGTGATGGGGACATTCAGGAATTATGACTCGGGCTTTTCTTGGCATGATCTCACCCTATCACAAAATGAAAAATAAATCTGTCCCCTTTTTGTTGCCCGGTGCCAACTTGGCTGTTTTCAAAGTGAGGATACAAAACACCGACATCCGGAAAGGAAAGTGATCAGGCTATCGGTGTATTTATTATCTGAAAACCAGGGAAACAATATTTTTGGTCACGATCTATTTTTTTGTGTCCCCTTTTTTGCTTTTTTTGCCTTGCCATATGTCGGCCAATGAACTATATTTGTGATATGGAATTTGAATGGGACCCCGATAAGAGTGACCGCTGCTATGAAGAGCGCGGGTTTGACTTTGCCCATGCAGCACAGGGATTTTTTGATCCTGACCGTATTGTAATAAAAGATAACAGATATGATTATGGAGAAAACCGCTATCTGATGATAAGCAAAATCCAGGAACGTGTGTTTGTGGTCATATTCACACCACGTGACAATGCAATTCGCATCATATCAGCTCGGAAAGCCAACCAGAGGGAGGTGAAACAATATGAAACAACATCGCATGACGATTGATCCCCGCCTTATGTCCCTGGCTTCAATCGGACGTATCGATCCAGACCGTGTGGATGCAACCACTGAAGAGGAAATAGCACAGCAAAAAAAGGCTGATGACAGAGTAGCCATGCAGGATGCAGCAAGATATGCCCGCCGTATAAGAAAACGCCTGGGTCTGACCCAAACGGAATTTTCCCTGCGCATCGGTGTTTCTGTTGACACCATCCGCAACTGGGAACAGGGAAAACGATGCCCGACCGGGGCTGCCCGGTCCCTGCTTAAAGTTCTTGACAAGGCGCCTGAAGCCTCTCTTGCAGCGCTTGATTGATACCTTGGTGGGTCCTTGTATTTCAAGGAACTGACGCTGCTCTTTTTCCCCGACATCGCTGCCAGGATCGCTGATGAAAGTTTTAAGTTTTAAGCTTAAAACTTTCATAGATATAGCCGATGTCAGCCACATAGCCGGATGTCCAGGTCATGGAAAAAATTTCCTTTGTGGATGGGGTCAGATTTTGCTTTTTTGCTATTGGGCGTGGGTGGCCTCTTCAAGCACACCTGCAGCCCACTGATTAATACTTTTACCGCTGACTTCTGCCGCTGCAGCTACCGAGGCATGAATTTCTGCAGGAATTCTTAACATAAGATTGCCGGAATATGTTTTGTTGGGTTGCTGACCCAGTTTTTTGCAGGCGGCAAGGTAATTATCGATTGCTTCGCCAAAAGCAGTTTCAAGCTCGGCAACAGATTCACCGTGAAAGCCAATTACATCACGGATACCAATAACCCGACCGGTAAAAATGCGGTCTTCGGCATCAAACTCTACCTTGGCAAAATAGCCCTTATAATTCATTCCCTTCATGGCGCTTCTCCTATTCTGGTTAAAAAATCACGAGCATCTTTAACCCTGTATTTCAAGGCTGCCTTATCAGGATGAGGCCGATGAAAATACGCCCTGACTCCATCCTTTTCAAAAGTGACACCTGACCCGCCGGATCCTTCTATAACTCGGCATCCCAACGCAGTAAACAAGGCCTCGATCATTTTCCATTCCATATTTCCGTTCGTCGGATTTTTGAAGATGGCAGCCAGTGTCTTTCGATGTTTTGTGTTCATGTTTTGTATTATAATATTCTCGCGCCCTTCTTGCAATCAAAAA from Desulfotignum phosphitoxidans DSM 13687 includes these protein-coding regions:
- a CDS encoding sensor histidine kinase gives rise to the protein MSRVFPRHIGIHIRLMCAAVLLISATTLTLGYLGVNIIHQFVTQRFNQRIEFMTQYLALNSELGILIDEQNLLQGLAGNMLKEDDIAGVDILDHDGRILVAAARDMAGPFDRVEKKVYLSETDESPAWAGQMTGGRSNGYIGRVVVTYSTRGIQELVNRMTHRFVYIALALTLLAGGLFYVMSRTLVAPLVGLAETARKVSSGNRSVRAAPGNTPEIGRLADAFNDMLDSLAEGRRTLVQTYEKMTRQETLAEVGKFSMMIAHEVKNPLGIIKSSLEMMKSDLDIPPDNILMAYAEEEIVRLNTLIESFLMFSRPAKPRFEQVDLNQLMEQVIMGFEIQYDASDLVLDCRIPDTPFMAEADFDLLSRGIGNLVRNACEANGGKGTVTIHVREKHRKWVLTVSDQGRGIKPEDRHRIFEPFFTTKATGTGLGLAFADQVVKAHGGSIRVDADFKGGARFSVTLFANTLAQKMAEQSPPGDPKQVT
- a CDS encoding sigma-54-dependent transcriptional regulator, with translation MAQILIVDDESKMRTLLSMMLTKKGFAVDQAVHGRDAMEKMAKTTYDVVISDIKMPEMDGRQLIKTMRENKILTPVVFITAFATIDSAVDMMQQGASDYVTKPFDEARILLTVQKAMTLNHLIVENQEMKAAMARDRQAHDLVFASKEMEQVVALAENVATVDTAVLILGESGTGKEVVANHIHKKSLRADNRFVPVNCAAISSNLVESELFGYEKGAFTGAADRTRGKFEFATGGTLFLDEIGDLPIESQGKLLRALQEKKFQRVGGNQEIPVDVRVICATNRDLEQMVNQSRFRQDLYYRVNVFPIFIPPLRQRKGDIVPLARYIMTTFSFGKDHELTDAACRKLQEYTWPGNVRELANVLERCLILTRDTRTITADTLAFLQTGPATTGQVAVRLPANGIALQKVQMSLVKQALAAAGNNQTTAAKLLGLSRSKFRVLVKNMEEDKNMEEE
- a CDS encoding TonB-dependent receptor plug domain-containing protein; this encodes MGIVFRDIQVKAGRWMLPALLILFVIIPLSAPAPARGADTMLMFVGEDQEVLSIASRRTEAAWSAPAVADVVTKEEMDSKGAFTIADALEDTPGFYMNRTEKGSIPYLRGIENSALFLYDTVPMGSGIRKSGAMIDHQTSLAPVKRIEIVRGTGSVLWGPDAFAGVVNVVPMSGKDLDGVRTGLIFTAPDTPGEAFVNLGRDQGDWATFFSVSGRQGNDNDDAFNVIGFWNDGIIPESPDSRFGTGQIDDSRTINVYGSTTFQDWLTLSVRVNDARNAYTAFNWDHTLAWQERVDTLSTVVKLEAARRFTPDKGLRFTGYYAHTGLDQSIVDLTLDHSESALYGELIYDQALFHARGLLTVGTSFRQDEIDRVPVWESFFPDFFDERNRYVLPLMHTVDVKNNLGSVFAQYQHDFDRIEVWAGARYDDHSAYEDKVSASAGLAWDLGQFRFKTIYGTAYRTPFASQLRTGERDRLEEIRNLNARIAWENPDTRAAVTFFKNKINNHVTEDRYAGAGLSSPNSQTIDGVELALEHKLVDRLTLSGSLTLLDNTGPDETYFYLSHGFPEDVFLERAYAYDTGPDILGSVKGTWRITDSVTLVPELRYFSGSTLYYPKDDITRTCAGAWTADLNLMIRDRFPFDLSIHLNNLFDTDYSSPGLYSVIENQGFSGAVMLRMNW
- a CDS encoding TolC family protein, with protein sequence MIRFYLMVPILLLIVLCPFFALAGQTMTLDQCLTYGFENNPTLKGADYQVAATRENAKSLRADFLPSLSTSYSLNRLQNQSAHGPTEEDYLDQNARNFSVRVSQVLFAGFKIANTHDKAKIDIERTRAERELARLELAYNIQLTFFQLMKAKEDVKVAQDSIERLEQGVKSAQAYFEKQLISRAEVLSARVDLADARQQASIAGNEVNRKRIALFSLMNMPMDPAVAFTGGLDFFDGGYPAEFDQCWQIAKDNRPDIESLEKQVAMLEKDMEIASGSYLPQIKLDLGYHDQDRDYDAPVETFSGSVERDQRNRYWSAGVTASWELFDGGRSWYRRKKSLNQVYQVREQIKEIQLFIREGIRKALFSIAEADDRTAAAKVAVTAARENYAMEERRLEAGLTTIPMLLDAQIRLARAQGNYTRAMLDYQLGRAELGFMLGNR